The following are from one region of the Lodderomyces elongisporus chromosome 7, complete sequence genome:
- the PRE5 gene encoding Proteasome subunit alpha type-6 (MEROPS:MER0000549; BUSCO:EOG09264441): MFRNNYDNDSVTYSPTGRLFQVEYALEAIKQGSAAVGLTSANHVVLVALKRNAEELGSYQKKIIKIDDHMGVALAGLAPDARVLSNYLRKQAMQCKMIFNRPIQTYKAALSIADKAQENTQSYGSRPYGVGLLISGYDETGAHLLEFQPSGSVLEYFGAAIGARSQAARTYLERNLEEIKQSESVEQLIVHGLNALRDTLSQDVELNSKNTTVSVVGKDQPFVLYDDENVQQWLDKLDSVTNDRNRNDGSGSGDDNENDNNEDNKDEEGSKDNVETQQQQQQQPSGETREGDADRMETDE, translated from the coding sequence ATGTTTAGAAACAATTACGATAACGATTCTGTTACATACTCTCCCACGGGCCGTCTCTTCCAAGTTGAATATGCCCTCGAGGCTATCAAACAAGGCAGCGCCGCCGTTGGTCTCACCTCGGCAAACCATGTTGTGTTGGTGGCATTGAAACGTAATGCTGAAGAGTTGGGTTCCTACCAGAAAAAGATTATCAAGATTGACGACCATATGGGTGTTGCGTTGGCAGGATTGGCCCCCGATGCTCGTGTGCTTTCAAATTATTTGCGGAAACAAGCCATGCAATGCAAGATGATTTTCAACCGCCCCATCCAGACTTATAAAGCAGCATTGTCAATTGCAGATAAGGCACAAGAAAACACTCAAAGCTATGGTCTGAGGCCATATGGTGTTGGATTATTGATTTCGGGCTACGACGAGACTGGTGCACACTTGTTGGAGTTTCAACCATCGGGGTCAGTATTGGAATATTTCGGAGCTGCGATTGGTGCTAGATCGCAAGCTGCTAGAACTTATTTGGAAAGAAACTTGGAGGAAATCAAGCAGAGTGAAAGTGTTGAGCAGTTGATTGTACATGGATTGAATGCCTTGAGGGATACTTTGAGTCAAGATGTTGAACTTAATTCCAAGAATACCACTGTTTCCGTTGTGGGCAAGGACCAGCCTTTTGTCTTGTacgatgatgaaaatgtgCAGCAGTGGTTGGACAAATTGGACTCAGTGACTAATGACCGTAATAGAAATGATGGAAGTGGCAGTGGCGATGACAATGAAAATGACAATAATGAGGATAATaaggatgaagaaggtCTGAAAGATAATGTAGAAAcccaacaacagcaacagcagcaaccaCTGGGAGAGACGAGAGAGGGTGATGCAGATAGAATGGAGACTgatgaataa
- a CDS encoding uncharacterized protein (BUSCO:EOG09264829), with protein MSNKRQGTESSQTHTKKRKFTNAAKLLSPFTSGVYATCARRKENQARRELISVLAEKVPEYFDLSKTEEEDKDQDQDQDEIDKAVKEGNKKEPELSIEEKIQQELSDLKDQSKKDNDHLQPMELDCECVLFIKTRKPIDPETLVQNFVKDCFESGIKSTRYTQKLIPITDSCSTGDEPQQHLRELAKRVLKRHFHQEEGQKPVKFAIQVGKKNFNTLKSDEIIRIVAECVGRDHSHQVDLKNYDKLIMVECYKNNIGMGVVKDFQKYCKFNLQSIFDKSQEKN; from the coding sequence ATGTCTAATAAACGACAAGGAACCGAGTCAAGTCAGACtcatacaaaaaaaagaaagttcACAAATGCTGCAAAGTTATTGAGTCCCTTTACTTCGGGTGTTTACGCAACATGTGCAcgtagaaaagaaaatcaagcTCGTCGGGAGTTGATAAGTGTTCTTGCCGAGAAAGTACCAGAATACTTTGACTTAAGCAAAacagaggaagaagataaagatCAAGATCAAGATCAAGATGAAATCGACAAAGCagtaaaagaaggaaacaaaaaggaacCCGAATTGTCAATTGAGGAAAAGATCCAACAAGAATTGTCCGACTTGAAAGATCAGAGTAAAAAAGACAACGACCACTTGCAACCCATGGAGCTAGACTGCGAATGTGTGTTATTTatcaaaacaagaaaaccTATTGACCCCGAGACTTTAGTGCAAAACTTTGTCAAGGATTGTTTTGAATCCGGCATCAAATCTACGCGATATACACAAAAACTTATTCCTATAACAGACTCGTGTTCTACTGGCGACGAGCCGCAACAGCATTTACGAGAATTGGCTAAACGAGTACTAAAAAGGCATTTCCACCAAGAGGAAGGACAAAAGCCTGTCAAATTTGCTATTCAAGTCGGAAAGAAGAATTTTAATACCTTGAAATCTGATGAAATTATCCGAATAGTTGCCGAATGCGTTGGCCGCGATCATAGTCACCAAGTCGATTTAAAGAACTATGACAAATTGATTATGGTTGAATgttacaaaaacaatatcgGGATGGGTGTCGTGAAggattttcaaaaatattgCAAGTTTAATTTGCAGCTGATATTTGACAAACTGCAAGAGAAAAATTAG
- the HLJ1 gene encoding Chaperone protein dnaJ produces the protein MSYTKEQEAVVLKVLSYKSHQFYEILEVKKTSSESEVKKSYRKLAIKCHPDKNPHPRSSEAFKVLNKAWEILSDPQKKAIFDQTGTDPTSRFSAASAGGAGGAGSGFGSGASHFSSGRTGFASANGHPFEDDLFNMFFGGGGGGGSAFGGGPAFTFGGNGFTFQSFGGQDPFMRQRRTTRRSGARGGARTQQQHADGQPRQPESLFESFKSLLPLLLVLIVPILSALFSDDTNPEYSFVQTREFNVERTTPRYNIPFYVNEKFVKKNSQKTKRQMRNYDSKVENIFIHDKRAKCSREQIRKDQMIEDAQGWFSTDMEKLRQAESMPMPNCDILRGLNLL, from the coding sequence ATGTCATATacaaaagagcaagagGCTGTGGTCCTCAAAGTGCTCTCATACAAGAGTCATCAGTTCTATGAGATCTTGGAAGTTAAAAAAACGTCATCTGAATCCGAAGTTAAGAAGTCGTATAGAAAACTAGCCATAAAATGCCATCCTGATAAAAACCCACATCCACGTTCCTCTGAAGCATTCAAAGTGCTCAATAAGGCATGGGAGATTTTAAGTGATccacaaaagaaagcaatCTTTGACCAAACAGGTACAGACCCCACCTCACGTTTCTCAGCGGCAAGTGCAGGAGGGGCCGGAGGAGCTGGTAGTGGTTTCGGCTCGGGAGCATCACACTTTAGCAGCGGAAGAACAGGGTTTGCTTCTGCTAATGGACATCCATTTGAGGATGATCTTTTCAACATGTTTTTTGGAGGTGGCGGTGGTGGCGGATCTGCTTTTGGAGGTGGTCCAGCGTTTACATTTGGCGGTAATGGTTTCACTTTCCAATCATTTGGTGGGCAAGACCCATTCATGAGACAGAGACGAACAACAAGAAGGTCTGGAGCCAGAGGAGGAGCTCGCACGCAGCAACAACATGCAGATGGGCAGCCGCGACAACCTGAGTCACTATTTGAATCATTTAAAAGTCTTTTGCCCTTACTATTAGTTTTGATTGTACCCATTCTTTCTGCACTTTTTTCAGACGACACTAATCCGGAATATTCGTTTGTTCAAACACGAGAGTTTAACGTGGAGAGAACAACACCAAGGTACAACATCCCATTCTATGTCAATGAAAAGTTTGTGAAGAAGAATTCGCAAAAGACGAAAAGACAAATGAGGAATTACGATTCCAAAGTGGAAAATATCTTTATACATGATAAACGGGCGAAATGTTCTAGAGAACAGATTCGAAAAGACCAAATGATTGAGGATGCGCAGGGTTGGTTTTCAACAGATATGGAGAAATTAAGACAAGCCGAGAGCATGCCCATGCCTAATTGTGACATCCTTCGAGGTTTGAATCTTCTTTAA
- a CDS encoding uncharacterized protein (MEROPS:MER0011785), protein MVASEGLSSSLEGASSSTSSSSSSGAAIAAAASIHSTNTNRVSTETSATAATNSSQSKMSSRTKVNEFNDGRVTPSYSWKESWNDWFKHSFSSNYTDAKVESRLLNQIKFKENVVTSIIDTDIGNGNYIHEFYIQNKSKDTNAKSAASSSPCKEIVLIHGYAASLGLFIDNFELLSRVPGVKIHAIDMLGFGLSSRPKFPSFPSDTKEDIYKVEDWFIDSIESWRKKRGIDKFVLVGHSFGGYLSCAYAMKYNNHKDQQQNVLDKLVLVSPVGVERSKFSLLDDKTTVPQISIEEELDANQEDIVHGSKKESSSSNSSPRHNVEETDSQVPVPSRRRKLFNYMWQHNYSPFSIVRNAGPVKSKMISRWTTHRFAHTYFQNKENFQNMHDYIYRVFNGAGSGEYAITRVLAVGALAKLPLIDRVPQRFVEMKLPTLWMYGDKDWMNEVAGEETVKEINELSVKHGGGKLAQFDIIKNAGHHLYLDNPPDFTKTLYKFLGYT, encoded by the coding sequence ATGGTTGCTTCCGAAGGATTATCATCTTCACTTGAAGgcgcatcatcatcaacatcatcatcatcatcatctggAGCAGCAATAGCAGCGGCAGCATCAATACACAGCACAAACACTAACAGGGTGAGTACAGAAACCAGTGCTACTGCCGCGACAAATTCATCACAATCAAAGATGAGTTCTCGTACAAAAGTCAACGAATTCAATGATGGTCGAGTAACTCCGTCTTACTCATGGAAGGAAAGTTGGAATGATTGGTTTAAACATAGCTTCAGTTCCAACTACACCGATGCAAAAGTCGAGTCGCGTCTTTTGAACCAGATCAAATTCAAAGAAAATGTTGTTACATCCATTATTGATACCGATATTGGCAATGGCAATTATATACACGAATTTTACATCCAGAACAAGTCAAAAGATACCAACGCCAAATCTGCTGCATCGTCGTCTCCATGCAAAGAAATTGTCCTAATCCATGGATATGCAGCATCATTAGGTTTGTTCATTGATAACTTTGAATTGTTAAGTCGCGTGCCGGGAGTCAAGATCCATGCAATTGATATGCTTGGATTTGGATTGAGTTCCAGACCCAAATTTCCACTGTTTCCATCCGATACTAAGgaagatatatataaggTAGAGGATTGGTTTATTGATTCGATCGAGTCATGGAGAAAGAAACGAGGGATTGACAAATTTGTCCTTGTTGGCCATTCATTTGGAGGATACTTGAGCTGTGCATACGCAATGAAATACAATAATCATAAGGATCAGCAACAAAATGTCCTTGACAAATTGGTTCTCGTTAGTCCTGTGGGAGTAGAGAGAAGCAAGTTTTCCTTACTCGATGACAAGACAACAGTACCGCAAATTTCTATTGAAGAAGAGCTTGATGCTAATCAAGAAGACATTGTGCATGGCCTGAAAAAAGAGTCATCGTCTTCAAACTCCTCACCAAGACACAATGTCGAGGAAACTGATTCGCAGGTTCCTGTGCcatcaagaagaagaaaattgtTCAACTACATGTGGCAGCACAACTATTCACCTTTCTCCATAGTTCGTAATGCTGGCCCAGTAAAGAGCAAGATGATTTCGCGTTGGACTACTCATAGATTTGCTCACAcatattttcaaaacaaagagaacTTTCAAAACATGCAtgattatatatatagagtGTTTAACGGTGCAGGGTCAGGTGAGTATGCCATTACACGTGTTTTAGCAGTTGGTGCATTGGCCAAACTACCATTGATTGATCGTGTGCCTCAAAGATTTGTTGAAATGAAATTACCCACGTTGTGGATGTATGGAGATAAGGATTGGATGAATGAAGTGGCTGGAGAAGAAACAGTGAAGGAAATCAACGAATTGTCTGTGAAACACGGAGGAGGCAAGCTTGCACAGTTTGACATCATCAAGAATGCCGGTCATCATTTATACCTCGATAATCCACCTGATTTCACAAAGACATTGTACAAATTTTTGGGATACACTTAA